A region from the Schistocerca serialis cubense isolate TAMUIC-IGC-003099 chromosome 1, iqSchSeri2.2, whole genome shotgun sequence genome encodes:
- the LOC126474339 gene encoding uncharacterized protein LOC126474339 yields the protein MPSVPKNIHIIEYQQVSYLAEFSSILGHSSSSTPQGSPHPDPKASRRIWIFAVLPKDVAKVLCRPNILFTNELKFTRGGVTNSHNHLVWSDENPLAVTERDQQHYFSINNLAGTFHRHGDFLSSTSQFSRFDYGDT from the exons ATGCCCTCTGTGCCGAAAAATATCCATATCATAGAATACCAACAGGTAAGCTATTTGGCTGAATTTTCCAGCATCTTAGGGCACAGCTCCTCAAGCACCCCACAAG GTTCACCACATCCAGACCCTAAGGCTTCAAGACGAATATGGATATTTGCAGTTCTTCCAAAGGATGTTGCAAAAGTGTTGTGTAGACCTAATATTTTATTTACTAATGAGTTGAAGTTCACAAGAGGTGGTGTCACGAATTCTCATAATCATCTTGTGTGGTCTGATGAAAATCCCCTTGCAGTCACAGAAAGAGATCAACAGCACTATTTCTCAATCAACAATCTGGCAG GAACATTTCACAGACATGGGGATTTCTTATCCTCCACATCTCAATTCTCAAGATTTGATTACGGAGACACTTGA